In a genomic window of Curtobacterium sp. MCBD17_035:
- a CDS encoding GNAT family protein → MTAPPQPVLALRPFTPADAAVVVTWFTTPEQASAFAGTGAPWPYTAAALLASVDDASRRAWTVTAADAQDAVLGHVETALVTPTTGRLARIALAPGQRGRGLSTPMLELALDAARSIGMEEVALFVVPGNEPALRAYARVGFRPTERDPEHPEYLRLARTLAS, encoded by the coding sequence ATGACCGCACCGCCGCAACCCGTCCTCGCGCTCCGGCCGTTCACGCCCGCCGACGCCGCCGTCGTCGTGACCTGGTTCACGACCCCGGAGCAGGCCTCCGCGTTCGCCGGGACGGGTGCGCCCTGGCCGTACACCGCGGCCGCGCTCCTCGCCTCGGTCGACGACGCGAGCCGCCGGGCGTGGACGGTCACCGCCGCCGATGCTCAGGACGCCGTGCTCGGCCACGTCGAGACCGCGCTCGTCACCCCGACCACGGGGCGCCTGGCACGGATCGCCCTGGCACCCGGGCAGCGCGGCCGGGGCCTGTCGACCCCGATGCTCGAGCTCGCCCTCGACGCGGCCCGGTCGATCGGCATGGAGGAGGTCGCCCTGTTCGTCGTCCCGGGCAACGAACCCGCGCTGCGGGCCTACGCGCGCGTCGGCTTCCGCCCCACCGAGCGCGATCCGGAGCACCCGGAGTACCTGCGCCTGGCCCGCACCCTGGCTTCCTGA
- a CDS encoding ABC transporter substrate-binding protein — protein MKQRTRVAVAAVAAAAAVVVAVGTGGATASAATTKGGTLTIARSADIISMDNTTTFDNNSIHVQQQIMEPLFNVSANGKKLTPWLAKSYSISSDKLDYTIHLRKGVEFSNGDPVTAKDVKFSLDADTATGSSGWGYINAAIDNVTAVDDATIDIHLKHAWAPLIADLSLFSNAIVPDNYGGETKEQFYTHPVGTGPYKWSSWKKGQSLTLVKNTHYWQKGKPHLKKVVFTVVPDANTRKLQLQGGQIDVDDTPDWSSLSSLASASGVAAKTFKSTQIDYIAFNQKRKPFDDVHVRRAIAYAIDRKAMVKAILFGHGSVANSLLSPGTPYYDKNADGPTYNVKKAKAELKQSSQPSGFTTTLLIRSGDPNETSIAQIMQSELKKIGITMKIKQLDPTANKQARLAGDFDMAWSAWTMDIPDPDEWTSFAVDPNGGSNSAFTNYDNAAVVKLNSQAQQSVVSSKRKALYAQLQQQTGDDAFLAYLYYSPYVYGISDKVSGFHVTPLGNFQLENVKKQS, from the coding sequence ATGAAGCAACGCACCCGCGTCGCGGTCGCCGCCGTCGCCGCCGCAGCGGCGGTCGTCGTCGCCGTCGGCACCGGCGGCGCCACCGCGTCCGCAGCCACCACGAAGGGCGGCACGCTGACGATCGCCCGGTCCGCCGACATCATCTCGATGGACAACACGACCACGTTCGACAACAACTCCATCCACGTGCAGCAGCAGATCATGGAGCCGCTGTTCAACGTCAGCGCGAACGGCAAGAAGCTCACCCCGTGGCTCGCCAAGAGCTACTCGATCTCGTCGGACAAGCTCGACTACACGATCCACCTCCGCAAGGGCGTCGAGTTCTCGAACGGTGACCCGGTCACGGCCAAGGACGTCAAGTTCTCGCTCGACGCGGACACCGCCACCGGCTCGAGCGGCTGGGGGTACATCAACGCCGCGATCGACAACGTCACGGCCGTCGACGACGCGACCATCGACATCCACCTCAAGCACGCATGGGCCCCGCTCATCGCCGACCTCTCGCTGTTCAGCAACGCGATCGTCCCCGACAACTACGGCGGCGAGACGAAGGAGCAGTTCTACACGCACCCGGTCGGCACCGGCCCGTACAAGTGGAGCTCGTGGAAGAAGGGCCAGTCGCTGACCCTCGTCAAGAACACGCACTACTGGCAGAAGGGCAAGCCGCACCTGAAGAAGGTCGTGTTCACGGTGGTCCCCGACGCGAACACCCGGAAGCTCCAGCTCCAGGGCGGTCAGATCGACGTCGACGACACGCCGGACTGGTCGAGCCTGTCCTCGCTCGCGAGCGCGTCGGGCGTGGCCGCGAAGACCTTCAAGTCGACGCAGATCGACTACATCGCCTTCAACCAGAAGCGCAAGCCGTTCGACGACGTGCACGTCCGCCGCGCCATCGCGTACGCCATCGACCGCAAGGCCATGGTCAAGGCGATCCTGTTCGGCCACGGTTCGGTCGCGAACTCGCTGCTCTCGCCCGGGACGCCGTACTACGACAAGAACGCCGACGGCCCGACGTACAACGTGAAGAAGGCCAAGGCCGAGCTCAAGCAGTCGTCGCAGCCGAGCGGCTTCACGACGACGCTGCTCATCCGCTCCGGTGACCCGAACGAGACGTCGATCGCGCAGATCATGCAGTCCGAGCTCAAGAAGATCGGCATCACCATGAAGATCAAGCAGCTCGACCCGACCGCCAACAAGCAGGCTCGGCTCGCGGGCGACTTCGACATGGCGTGGTCCGCGTGGACGATGGACATCCCGGACCCCGACGAGTGGACCTCGTTCGCGGTCGACCCGAACGGTGGCTCGAACTCGGCGTTCACGAACTACGACAACGCCGCGGTGGTCAAGCTCAACAGCCAGGCCCAGCAGTCGGTCGTGTCGAGCAAGCGCAAGGCGCTGTACGCCCAGCTGCAGCAGCAGACCGGCGACGACGCGTTCCTCGCGTACCTGTACTACTCGCCGTACGTCTACGGGATCTCGGACAAGGTGTCCGGATTCCACGTGACGCCCCTCGGGAACTTCCAGCTCGAGAACGTCAAGAAGCAGTCCTGA
- a CDS encoding NAD(P)/FAD-dependent oxidoreductase produces the protein MVDAVVVGAGPNGLAAAVTLARAGLAVTVYERNDTIGGGARTKELTEPGFLHDVCSAVHPMALQSEFFRRFGMEDRIELRLPEVQFGHPLDAGRAGLAYRDIDRTADGLGIDGRAYRDLMGPLARHADEVSDFATDALLHVPRHPVTVLRFGLRALEQGTALWNRRFQDIVAPAMITGVASHSIQRMPSLATAAAALSLGVYAHARGWPVPIGGSQAIVDALAADLVAHGGTIEVDTEVQRIEDLPDARAVLFDTSAQGMRRIAGSRLPSSYQRALRRFRFGNAAAKVDFALSDPVPWTNPGLRKAGTVHIGGTRAEIAAAERAVSQGRRHDHPYVLGSEPTVVDPSRAPEGKHVFWAYAHVPAGSQHDETEAIIRQIERFAPGFRDTIIASSSRTAVEMEQYNPNYVGGDIAAGAATFGQLVRRPTLSPDPWRTPADGVYLCSESAAPGPGVHGMAGWHAARSALRHTFHLSEDVDLSPRP, from the coding sequence GTGGTCGATGCGGTCGTGGTCGGTGCCGGACCGAACGGGCTGGCCGCAGCCGTGACCCTCGCGCGCGCCGGACTCGCCGTCACCGTGTACGAGCGGAACGACACGATCGGCGGGGGTGCGCGGACCAAGGAGCTCACCGAGCCGGGGTTCCTCCACGATGTCTGCTCGGCCGTGCACCCGATGGCGCTCCAGTCCGAGTTCTTCCGTCGATTCGGCATGGAGGACCGGATCGAGCTCCGCCTGCCCGAGGTCCAGTTCGGTCATCCCCTCGACGCCGGTCGTGCCGGGCTCGCGTACCGGGACATCGACCGGACGGCTGACGGACTCGGGATCGACGGCCGCGCGTACCGCGACCTCATGGGCCCGCTCGCGCGTCACGCCGACGAGGTCTCCGACTTCGCGACGGACGCGCTGCTGCACGTGCCGCGCCACCCGGTGACGGTCCTGCGCTTCGGGCTGCGTGCCCTCGAGCAGGGCACCGCACTGTGGAACCGCCGGTTCCAGGACATCGTGGCACCCGCGATGATCACCGGCGTCGCCTCGCACTCGATCCAGCGGATGCCGTCGCTCGCCACGGCCGCGGCCGCGTTGTCGCTCGGTGTCTACGCGCACGCCAGGGGGTGGCCGGTGCCGATCGGGGGGAGCCAGGCGATCGTGGACGCGCTGGCGGCCGACCTCGTCGCGCATGGCGGGACGATCGAGGTCGACACCGAGGTCCAGCGCATCGAGGACCTCCCCGACGCCCGCGCCGTGCTGTTCGACACGAGCGCGCAGGGCATGCGTCGGATCGCCGGGTCGCGCCTCCCGTCCTCCTACCAGCGAGCGCTGCGGCGCTTCCGGTTCGGCAACGCGGCCGCCAAGGTCGACTTCGCACTGTCCGACCCCGTGCCGTGGACGAATCCCGGCCTCCGGAAGGCGGGCACCGTCCACATCGGCGGAACCCGCGCCGAGATCGCCGCCGCCGAGCGCGCCGTGTCCCAAGGCCGCCGCCACGACCACCCGTACGTGCTCGGGTCGGAACCGACGGTGGTGGACCCGAGTCGCGCGCCCGAGGGCAAGCACGTGTTCTGGGCGTACGCGCACGTGCCGGCGGGTTCCCAGCACGACGAGACCGAGGCCATCATCCGGCAGATCGAGCGCTTCGCCCCGGGGTTCCGGGACACGATCATCGCCAGCTCCAGCCGGACGGCGGTCGAGATGGAGCAGTACAACCCGAACTACGTCGGCGGCGACATCGCCGCGGGTGCGGCCACGTTCGGGCAACTCGTCCGGCGCCCCACGCTGTCGCCCGATCCCTGGCGCACACCGGCCGACGGCGTGTACCTGTGTTCCGAGTCCGCCGCTCCCGGTCCCGGTGTCCACGGCATGGCCGGCTGGCACGCCGCACGGAGCGCCCTGCGGCACACGTTCCACCTGTCCGAGGACGTCGATCTGTCCCCTCGGCCCTGA
- a CDS encoding helix-turn-helix transcriptional regulator gives MGSNSEDLGSGSGSVVLSRPVRAAIRFIRENARSHIRLQDIAAASVLTPRGLQAAFQREVDVSPMEYLRSVRLEGVHRDLRNAEPGQRLTVAEVARRWRFSNVGRMATAYRSVYGIAPSTTLRFLSGEDMDGRTAPVDVAGVAREDRPHFRLVLDCEVEIDDADVMRASIDEQLDQGQRAWPGYRPSGGVDDLVAFVLGRALRRAASDVEGITLRSVNPMVRVPDPQGDYPSAELPSWAGAAPDEHLDGDHEASDPLEETA, from the coding sequence ATGGGGTCGAACAGCGAGGATCTCGGATCGGGGTCCGGTTCGGTCGTGCTGTCGCGCCCGGTCCGTGCAGCGATCCGGTTCATCCGCGAGAACGCGCGCTCGCACATCCGCCTGCAGGACATCGCCGCAGCGTCGGTCCTGACCCCGCGCGGCCTGCAGGCAGCGTTCCAGCGCGAGGTCGACGTGTCGCCGATGGAGTACCTGCGCAGCGTCCGGCTCGAGGGCGTGCACCGTGACCTCCGGAACGCCGAGCCGGGTCAGCGGTTGACCGTCGCCGAGGTCGCCCGGCGCTGGCGGTTCAGCAACGTGGGCCGCATGGCGACCGCGTACCGCTCGGTGTACGGCATCGCGCCGAGCACGACGCTCCGCTTCCTGTCCGGCGAGGACATGGACGGTCGTACCGCTCCCGTGGACGTGGCCGGTGTCGCGCGTGAGGACCGACCCCATTTCCGTCTCGTGCTCGACTGCGAGGTCGAGATCGACGACGCCGACGTGATGCGCGCCAGCATCGACGAACAGCTCGACCAGGGTCAGCGCGCATGGCCGGGCTACCGGCCCTCGGGCGGCGTCGACGACCTGGTCGCGTTCGTGCTCGGCCGTGCGCTCCGCCGAGCGGCCTCCGACGTCGAGGGCATCACGTTACGTTCCGTGAACCCCATGGTCCGTGTTCCCGACCCGCAGGGTGACTACCCGTCGGCGGAGCTCCCCTCGTGGGCCGGCGCGGCTCCCGACGAGCACCTCGACGGCGACCACGAGGCGAGCGACCCGCTGGAGGAGACCGCATGA
- a CDS encoding GAF and ANTAR domain-containing protein: MSGEFERTLSALRSGRVRDADLSVPFVRLLPVRGCSVSSFGVPFGNETISASDITASRIDEIQFDLHEGPCWEAIRRAQPVLEDDFRHRASRSWPAFTEAVGHEAVGALFAFPVMFGPLRLGAVDLYAPEPTPLEPEQVEQASLLSTAVGRRILQRSIASIGVGGAVLDRAPSSRRMVHQATGVVLAQLDITAEDAYLLLQGHAFARRRPTREIAEDVLSGKLRFERRGGLIEESE, from the coding sequence ATGAGTGGCGAGTTCGAGCGAACCCTCAGCGCACTCCGGTCCGGGCGTGTACGGGACGCGGACCTCAGCGTCCCGTTCGTGCGGCTGCTCCCCGTCCGAGGGTGCTCCGTCTCGTCGTTCGGGGTCCCGTTCGGCAACGAGACCATCTCGGCGTCGGACATCACGGCGTCCCGGATCGACGAGATCCAGTTCGACCTGCACGAGGGCCCCTGCTGGGAGGCCATCCGGCGTGCGCAGCCGGTCCTCGAGGACGACTTCCGACACCGCGCCTCGCGGTCGTGGCCCGCGTTCACCGAAGCAGTCGGGCACGAGGCCGTCGGCGCGCTGTTCGCGTTCCCCGTCATGTTCGGACCGCTCCGACTCGGTGCGGTGGACCTGTACGCGCCGGAGCCGACCCCCCTCGAGCCGGAGCAGGTCGAGCAGGCGAGCCTGCTGTCCACCGCGGTGGGCCGGCGGATCCTCCAGCGGTCCATCGCGTCGATCGGCGTCGGCGGGGCGGTGCTCGACCGCGCTCCGTCCTCGCGGCGGATGGTCCACCAGGCGACGGGCGTGGTGCTGGCGCAGCTCGACATCACCGCGGAGGACGCCTACCTGCTCCTCCAGGGGCACGCCTTCGCGCGACGCCGACCGACGCGCGAGATCGCCGAGGACGTCCTCAGCGGGAAACTCCGCTTCGAGCGCCGCGGCGGACTCATCGAGGAGTCGGAGTGA
- a CDS encoding ABC transporter ATP-binding protein yields MPTPVLEARGLTRTYGRGDARFDALKGVSLAVDRGESLAIVGKSGSGKSTLMHLLALLDRPTSGQVLLDGQDAARLSARQVNRTRNDTFGFVFQQFFLTPRTSVLDNVVLPLTIAGVSSRDRRRRGMEALDALGLADKARNDANDLSGGQKQRVVIARALVNEPAVIFADEPTGNLDTTTGELVEAMLFGLQRERGITLVVVTHDPELAARCDRSVNVRDGLIVDTTEAAA; encoded by the coding sequence ATGCCCACTCCCGTGCTCGAGGCCCGCGGCCTCACCCGCACCTACGGCCGCGGTGACGCCCGCTTCGACGCGCTCAAGGGGGTGTCGCTCGCGGTGGACCGGGGCGAGAGCCTCGCGATCGTCGGCAAGAGCGGCTCCGGCAAGTCGACCCTCATGCACCTGCTCGCCCTGCTCGACCGGCCGACGAGCGGTCAGGTGCTCCTCGACGGTCAGGACGCGGCGCGCCTGTCCGCGCGCCAGGTGAACCGGACGCGCAACGACACCTTCGGGTTCGTGTTCCAGCAGTTCTTCCTGACACCCCGGACGAGCGTCCTCGACAACGTCGTGCTGCCGCTGACGATCGCCGGGGTGTCGTCGCGCGATCGCCGCCGCCGCGGGATGGAGGCGCTCGACGCGCTGGGTCTCGCCGACAAGGCACGGAACGACGCCAACGACCTGTCGGGCGGGCAGAAGCAGCGGGTCGTCATCGCCCGCGCGCTGGTCAACGAACCCGCGGTGATCTTCGCGGACGAGCCCACGGGCAACCTCGACACCACGACCGGTGAGCTCGTCGAGGCCATGCTGTTCGGACTGCAGCGGGAACGGGGGATCACGCTCGTCGTCGTCACCCACGACCCCGAACTCGCCGCGCGGTGCGATCGCAGCGTGAACGTCCGCGACGGTCTGATCGTCGACACCACGGAGGCCGCCGCGTGA
- a CDS encoding SRPBCC family protein: protein MARNVRVFECPPEAVFDVFRDGWLFPVWVVGASRMRALDRSWPAEGARIHHSFGSWPFLIDDTTSMLEWDPPYRMRIQARGWPLGEAQVELTVEPHRRGCKVTIRENPSKGPGTLVPGFVMQPMLFLRNIETLRRLGLVAVGRWALRTGAEPGA, encoded by the coding sequence ATGGCCCGCAACGTCCGAGTCTTCGAATGCCCGCCGGAGGCCGTGTTCGACGTGTTCCGCGACGGCTGGTTGTTCCCCGTCTGGGTGGTGGGGGCCTCGCGGATGCGTGCGCTCGACCGCAGCTGGCCGGCGGAGGGTGCCCGGATCCACCACTCGTTCGGCTCCTGGCCGTTCCTCATCGACGACACGACGTCCATGCTCGAGTGGGATCCGCCGTACCGCATGCGCATCCAGGCGCGCGGTTGGCCGCTCGGGGAGGCCCAGGTCGAGTTGACCGTCGAACCGCACCGCCGCGGGTGCAAGGTGACGATCCGCGAGAACCCGAGCAAGGGTCCCGGCACCCTCGTACCGGGCTTCGTGATGCAGCCGATGCTGTTCCTCCGGAACATCGAGACCCTGCGTCGGCTCGGTCTCGTGGCGGTCGGCCGATGGGCGCTTCGGACCGGCGCTGAGCCCGGGGCCTGA
- a CDS encoding shikimate 5-dehydrogenase has translation MPILHKDMQVCMSLAGRPSNIGTRFHNFLYDELGLDFVYKAFTTTDLEGAVRGIRALGIRGCSVSMPYKEAIIPLVDTLEPSAAAIDSVNTVVNDDGVLTASNTDHEAVAALLAGHGVDPRSSVLLRGSGGMAKAVVAAFRGRGFDDLTVVARNRDTGTALAERYGYRWLPDGAGAGHADVLVNVTPIGMHGDAADELAFPEERIADAHTVVDVVAFPAETPLVAAARVAGRHLITGAEVIALQAARQFERYTGVALTADQVARASAFSRAE, from the coding sequence ATGCCGATCCTCCACAAGGACATGCAGGTGTGCATGTCGCTCGCCGGTCGCCCGAGCAACATCGGGACCCGCTTCCACAACTTCCTCTACGACGAGCTCGGCCTCGACTTCGTGTACAAGGCGTTCACGACCACCGATCTCGAGGGCGCGGTCCGCGGCATCCGCGCGCTCGGCATCCGCGGGTGCTCGGTGTCCATGCCGTACAAGGAGGCGATCATCCCGCTCGTCGACACGCTCGAACCGTCCGCAGCCGCGATCGACTCCGTCAACACCGTCGTCAACGACGACGGCGTGCTGACGGCGTCGAACACCGACCACGAGGCGGTCGCCGCCCTGCTCGCCGGCCACGGCGTGGACCCCCGCTCCTCGGTCCTGCTCCGCGGGTCCGGTGGGATGGCGAAGGCGGTCGTCGCGGCGTTCCGCGGCAGGGGGTTCGACGACCTCACCGTCGTGGCACGGAACCGGGACACGGGCACCGCACTGGCGGAGCGGTACGGCTACCGATGGCTCCCCGACGGCGCCGGGGCCGGACACGCCGACGTCCTCGTGAACGTCACGCCGATCGGCATGCACGGCGACGCCGCCGACGAGCTCGCGTTCCCCGAGGAGCGCATCGCCGACGCGCACACGGTGGTCGACGTCGTGGCCTTCCCGGCGGAGACACCACTCGTCGCCGCCGCCCGTGTCGCCGGGAGGCACCTCATCACGGGCGCCGAGGTGATCGCGCTCCAGGCCGCCCGGCAGTTCGAGCGGTACACGGGCGTCGCCTTGACCGCGGACCAGGTGGCGCGCGCGTCGGCCTTCAGCCGCGCGGAGTGA
- a CDS encoding ABC transporter permease, with product MNLVDLLRTAIGNTFRSKLRTTLTVIAIFIGAFTITLTSAIGTGVSSYIDTQVASIGTTDSLTVTKAATTSSSDDGPAKYDPSESGQTSQRGPASVSYLSPTDISAIRRTTGIASVQPAVALSPKWLEYGDHGKYVVGIAGDADAIHADLAAGRQLSSTSSERQLLLPTNDLKALGLGSARNAVGTTVTIGIDDYLGQEHQVRATVVGVQNESLFGGGAGANAALTEALRTAQETAKPTAVSTGYASATATVASGADVAKVKSRLSAAGYTGQTIADQLGQFETVINGIVGVLNAFAVIALIAAGFGIINTLLMSVQERTREIGLMKAMGMGGGRVYTLFSLEAVFIGFLGSAIGAGVAILLGTGISNLLARTVLKDLPGLHLLQFAPGSVATIIIVVMLIAFLAGTLPARRAARQNPIEALRYE from the coding sequence GTGAACCTCGTCGACCTCCTGCGCACCGCGATCGGGAACACGTTCCGGTCCAAGCTCCGCACCACCCTCACGGTGATCGCGATCTTCATCGGCGCGTTCACGATCACCCTGACCTCGGCGATCGGCACGGGGGTGTCGTCCTACATCGACACGCAGGTCGCATCGATCGGCACCACCGACTCGCTCACCGTCACCAAGGCCGCGACGACGTCGAGCTCGGACGACGGGCCGGCCAAGTACGACCCGTCCGAGTCGGGACAGACCTCGCAGCGCGGCCCGGCGTCGGTGTCGTACCTCAGCCCGACGGACATCAGCGCGATCCGGCGGACCACGGGCATCGCGTCGGTGCAGCCGGCCGTGGCGCTGTCACCGAAGTGGCTCGAGTACGGCGACCACGGCAAGTACGTCGTCGGCATCGCCGGCGACGCGGACGCGATCCACGCCGACCTCGCCGCAGGACGCCAGCTGTCGTCGACGTCGTCCGAGCGTCAGCTCCTGCTCCCGACGAACGACCTCAAGGCCCTCGGCCTGGGGAGCGCGCGCAACGCCGTCGGCACGACCGTCACGATCGGCATCGACGACTACCTCGGGCAGGAGCACCAGGTCCGGGCGACGGTCGTCGGTGTGCAGAACGAGTCGCTCTTCGGCGGTGGTGCGGGTGCGAACGCGGCGTTGACCGAGGCGCTCCGCACCGCCCAGGAGACCGCGAAGCCGACCGCGGTCTCGACGGGCTACGCCTCCGCCACGGCGACGGTGGCGTCGGGCGCCGATGTCGCGAAGGTCAAGTCCCGCCTGTCGGCGGCGGGCTACACGGGACAGACCATCGCCGACCAGCTCGGGCAGTTCGAGACGGTCATCAACGGCATCGTCGGCGTCCTCAACGCCTTCGCCGTGATCGCGCTCATCGCCGCCGGGTTCGGGATCATCAACACGCTGCTCATGAGCGTGCAGGAGCGCACCCGCGAGATCGGCCTCATGAAGGCCATGGGCATGGGTGGCGGTCGGGTGTACACGCTGTTCAGCCTCGAGGCCGTGTTCATCGGGTTCCTCGGCAGCGCGATCGGCGCGGGGGTCGCGATCCTGCTCGGCACCGGGATCTCGAACCTCCTGGCCCGCACGGTGCTCAAGGACCTCCCCGGCCTGCACCTGTTGCAGTTCGCGCCCGGCTCGGTCGCGACGATCATCATCGTCGTGATGCTCATCGCGTTCCTCGCGGGCACGTTGCCGGCCCGTCGGGCTGCTCGGCAGAATCCCATCGAGGCCCTGCGGTACGAGTGA
- a CDS encoding DUF6458 family protein: protein MRIGTAIALLVIGAILAFAVNVQVAWFNLSMIGYILMVAGVILLVISLVVGLRGSSSTSTTRTGYDADGNRIERRDDYRA, encoded by the coding sequence ATGCGCATCGGCACCGCCATCGCACTGCTCGTGATCGGCGCGATCCTCGCGTTCGCCGTCAACGTGCAGGTCGCCTGGTTCAACCTGAGCATGATCGGTTACATCCTCATGGTGGCCGGCGTGATCCTGCTCGTTATCAGTCTGGTCGTCGGCCTGCGCGGATCGAGCTCGACCTCGACGACCCGCACCGGCTACGACGCCGACGGCAACCGCATCGAGCGCCGGGACGACTACCGCGCCTGA